Proteins from a genomic interval of Capsicum annuum cultivar UCD-10X-F1 chromosome 4, UCD10Xv1.1, whole genome shotgun sequence:
- the LOC107866957 gene encoding uncharacterized protein LOC107866957 isoform X1 yields the protein MYSCAHNFWSRLQDGKATWLQITRRELLVNWSTKTEVKLGTFDTGQGTKGSRQCERNLNLLQLEYLLPSCLKTFFPLDNDFELLHPSSRDALVSRVCFSILQDTMITEMPRKVIVFIVIFVGLLHLSSCFEHAAQTLLFTIGEPEVAGWRELFLRFSLLVFSEASNLSSPCNYHSMWDVTGGLHKMEYNGSPSRKMCLSTDLVFRQKLKDPPHIVFNNLFVGLDVTICFSVAKCFGFGFIGYGSRCISNLSVTASDTHGAIRLHHLSYDLDLSSNQDGWENTVQTSFLALDTGL from the coding sequence ATGTACTCATGTGCTCATAACTTCTGGAGTAGACTTCAAGATGGCAAAGCTACATGGTTACAGATTACTCGAAGAGAATTACTAGTGAATTGGTCAACCAAAACTGAAGTTAAGTTAGGGACATTCGACACTGGGCAGGGAACTAAGGGCTCAAGACAATGTGAAAGGAATCTTAACCTTCTACAATTGGAATACTTGTTACCTTCTTGTCTTAAAACATTTTTTCCTTTGGATAATGACTTTGAACTTCTTCATCCAAGTTCTCGGGATGCATTGGTTAGTCGTGTTTGTTTTTCCATTCTTCAAGATACAATGATAACCGAGATGCCTCGTAAAGTGATTGTGTTCATTGTTATATTTGTGGGGTTACTACATCTGAGTTCATGTTTTGAACATGCCGCCCAGACACTACTATTCACAATAGGGGAACCAGAGGTGGCAGGGTGGAGAGAGCTCTTTCTCCGTTTCAGTTTATTAGTGTTTTCAGAAGCTTCCAACTTGTCTTCTCCTTGCAATTATCATTCTATGTGGGATGTTACAGGTGGCTTACACAAAATGGAATACAATGGAAGTCCTTCGAGAAAGATGTGTCTCTCGACTGACTTGGTATTCCGACAGAAATTAAAGGATCCTCCACATATTGTGTTCAACAATTTGTTTGTAGGTTTGGATgttacaatatgtttctctgttgcaaaatgttttggttttggttttattgGTTACGGAAGTAGATGCATCTCGAACCTTTCTGTGACTGCATCGGATACTCATGGAGCTATAAGGTTACATCATTTGAGTTACGACTTGGATTTATCTTCTAATCAAGATGGATGGGAGAACACAGTGCAAACAAGCTTCTTAGCGCTTGATACTGGGTTGTGA
- the LOC107869407 gene encoding BEL1-like homeodomain protein 11 isoform X1, protein MVSKDSPPPSHSSILHQFINSDSITSQIGSQHFDIYQSDLSGNTTSSTNTAYQPHHGVLSRSIEFVNPPHFTTDSDVSNSRHLMDLLGASHDANQQAQRLSLSLGSHSLVSSLSSSFANPSYMNQEIDQRNNEFSFSAAAMNQSFPTVCGTESFVSAIGTSKYLKPTQSLLEELVCIGGKSIDLSNEKFIRRLSRNSKKGSLSLRVMLKGEIPPSNELFNERHELYVKIMKLMALLEEVERRYEQYYQHMEEVTSTFEVIAGFGSGKPYTALALQAMSRHFCSLRDAIISQINVIRLKMPRDVPKISSGLSHLSLFEKETLQNRMSLQQLGIIQSNRAWRPIRGLPETSVAILRSWLFEHFLHPYPNDSEKLMLSSQTGLSKNQVSNWFINARVRLWKPMIEEMYKEEFAESSVESDHLLNREGVTDSAEE, encoded by the exons ATGGTTTCAAAAGATTCACCCCCACCTTCACACTCAAGTATTTTACACCAGTTTATTAACTCAGACTCCATCACTAGTCAAATTGGAAGCCAACATTTTGACATTTATCAATCTGATCTAAGTGGTAATACTACTAGTAGTACAAATACTGCCTATCAGCCTCATCATGGTGTGCTGTCTAGATCCATTGAGTTTGTTAACCCACCTCATTTTACAACTGATTCTGATGTTAGCAACAGTAGACATTTGATGGATCTTCTTGGAGCTTCACATGATGCTAACCAACAAGCACAAAGACTCTCACTTTCTTTAGGTTCTCATTCACTTGTTTCTTCATTAAGTTCAAGTTTTGCTAATCCTAGTTATATGAACCAAGAAATTGATCAAAGGAACAATGAGTTTTCTTTCTCTGCAGCTGCAATGAACCAATCATTTCCCACTGTATGTGGTACTGAATCTTTTGTTTCTGCTATTGGTACCTCAAAATACTTGAAACCAACTCAGTCTCTCTTGGAGGAATTGGTTTGTATTGGTGGAAAGTCTATTGATTTGAGTAATGAGAAGTTTATCAGGCGATTATCGCGTAATAGTAAGAAAGGATCTTTAAGCCTTCGCGTTATGTTGAAAGGAGAGATCCCACCAAGCAATGAACTGTTCAATGAAAGACATGAACTTTATGTAAAAATCATGAAGCTCATGGCCTTGTTGGAAGAG gtGGAAAGGAGATATGAGCAATATTATCAACATATGGAAGAAGTTACTTCAACATTTGAAGTGATAGCAGGATTTGGATCAGGGAAGCCTTACACAGCACTTGCACTTCAAGCCATGTCTAGACATTTTTGCAGCTTAAGAGATGCCATCATATCTCAAATCAATGTCATTAGACTAAAAATGCCACGAGACGTGCCGAAAATTAGCAGTGGCCTATCACACTTGAGTCTTTTCGAGAAAGAGACTCTGCAGAACAGAATGTCACTTCAACAACTTGGAATCATCCAAAGTAATCGAGCTTGGCGACCAATTAGAGGATTGCCAGAGACATCGGTGGCAATTCTTCGTTCATGGCTATTCGAACACTTCCTCCACCC ATATCCAAATGACTCTGAAAAGCTTATGTTATCATCTCAAACAGGCTTATCGAAAAATCAA GTGTCCAACTGGTTTATTAACGCGCGAGTTAGGCTGTGGAAGCCCATGATTGAAGAAATGTATAAGGAAGAATTTGCGGAGTCTTCAGTTGAATCAGATCATTTGTTGAACAGAGAAGGTGTTACAGATTCTGCAGAAGAATGA
- the LOC107869407 gene encoding BEL1-like homeodomain protein 11 isoform X2 has product MVSKDSPPPSHSSILHQFINSDSITSQIGSQHFDIYQSDLSGNTTSSTNTAYQPHHGVLSRSIEFVNPPHFTTDSDVSNSRHLMDLLGASHDANQQAQRLSLSLAAMNQSFPTVCGTESFVSAIGTSKYLKPTQSLLEELVCIGGKSIDLSNEKFIRRLSRNSKKGSLSLRVMLKGEIPPSNELFNERHELYVKIMKLMALLEEVERRYEQYYQHMEEVTSTFEVIAGFGSGKPYTALALQAMSRHFCSLRDAIISQINVIRLKMPRDVPKISSGLSHLSLFEKETLQNRMSLQQLGIIQSNRAWRPIRGLPETSVAILRSWLFEHFLHPYPNDSEKLMLSSQTGLSKNQVSNWFINARVRLWKPMIEEMYKEEFAESSVESDHLLNREGVTDSAEE; this is encoded by the exons ATGGTTTCAAAAGATTCACCCCCACCTTCACACTCAAGTATTTTACACCAGTTTATTAACTCAGACTCCATCACTAGTCAAATTGGAAGCCAACATTTTGACATTTATCAATCTGATCTAAGTGGTAATACTACTAGTAGTACAAATACTGCCTATCAGCCTCATCATGGTGTGCTGTCTAGATCCATTGAGTTTGTTAACCCACCTCATTTTACAACTGATTCTGATGTTAGCAACAGTAGACATTTGATGGATCTTCTTGGAGCTTCACATGATGCTAACCAACAAGCACAAAGACTCTCACTTTCTTTAG CTGCAATGAACCAATCATTTCCCACTGTATGTGGTACTGAATCTTTTGTTTCTGCTATTGGTACCTCAAAATACTTGAAACCAACTCAGTCTCTCTTGGAGGAATTGGTTTGTATTGGTGGAAAGTCTATTGATTTGAGTAATGAGAAGTTTATCAGGCGATTATCGCGTAATAGTAAGAAAGGATCTTTAAGCCTTCGCGTTATGTTGAAAGGAGAGATCCCACCAAGCAATGAACTGTTCAATGAAAGACATGAACTTTATGTAAAAATCATGAAGCTCATGGCCTTGTTGGAAGAG gtGGAAAGGAGATATGAGCAATATTATCAACATATGGAAGAAGTTACTTCAACATTTGAAGTGATAGCAGGATTTGGATCAGGGAAGCCTTACACAGCACTTGCACTTCAAGCCATGTCTAGACATTTTTGCAGCTTAAGAGATGCCATCATATCTCAAATCAATGTCATTAGACTAAAAATGCCACGAGACGTGCCGAAAATTAGCAGTGGCCTATCACACTTGAGTCTTTTCGAGAAAGAGACTCTGCAGAACAGAATGTCACTTCAACAACTTGGAATCATCCAAAGTAATCGAGCTTGGCGACCAATTAGAGGATTGCCAGAGACATCGGTGGCAATTCTTCGTTCATGGCTATTCGAACACTTCCTCCACCC ATATCCAAATGACTCTGAAAAGCTTATGTTATCATCTCAAACAGGCTTATCGAAAAATCAA GTGTCCAACTGGTTTATTAACGCGCGAGTTAGGCTGTGGAAGCCCATGATTGAAGAAATGTATAAGGAAGAATTTGCGGAGTCTTCAGTTGAATCAGATCATTTGTTGAACAGAGAAGGTGTTACAGATTCTGCAGAAGAATGA
- the LOC107866957 gene encoding uncharacterized protein LOC107866957 isoform X2 has translation MFAESTMDELVERNNANRRVLMDGMPGIVVNVTQLQKWCEDCVYSVDCQCNSCVYRCVRSIDCQCCFCLDNCSREMSKGDNQDEVDLDDHAMVDLLKVENSSKINPEYNEGQVFDECPQRVESEVLLELHSIQNSNTTEIDIVNSYLDSQLYVLAVEDTIPKLLGLNDLFGAYNFTTHLACAPWSISIEVLSFLFKCMGHKLDMDLGDELFDIKLERDVTNMFCLHKSSDNINLVWDTGWQLFMHFPVMHISSICSVSAISIYKHDYSGIGCLSLHVTT, from the coding sequence ATGTTTGCGGAATCTACTATGGATGAATTGGTTGAACGAAATAATGCAAATAGAAGGGTCCTTATGGATGGAATGCCAGGAATAGTTGTGAATGTTACACAATTGCAGAAGTGGTGTGAGGATTGCGTATATAGTGTTGACTGCCAATGCAACTCTTGCGTCTATAGATGTGTAAGGAGCATTGACTGCCAGTGCTGTTTTTGTCTTGATAATTGTTCAAGGGAAATGAGTAAAGGGGACAACCAGGATGAAGTGGATTTAGATGACCACGCTATGGTTGACCTGCTGAAGGTTGAAAATAGCAGTAAGATTAATCCAGAATACAATGAAGGACAGGTGTTCGACGAATGTCCTCAGAGGGTCGAATCTGAAGTTCTACTTGAACTTCACTCCATCCAAAATTCAAACACCACGGAGATTGATATCGTGAACTCATATTTGGATTCACAACTTTATGTCCTTGCTGTTGAGGATACAATACCAAAATTGCTGGGTCTCAACGATCTTTTCGGTGCTTATAATTTCACGACCCACCTTGCATGTGCACCTTGGTCAATTTCAATTGAGGTATTGAGTTTTCTATTTAAATGCATGGGACATAAGCTTGACATGGATCTTGGTGACGAGTTATTCGATATAAAATTGGAGAGGGATGTTACTAACATGTTTTGTTTGCATAAATCTTCTGATAACATCAATCTAGTGTGGGATACTGGATGGCAGTTGTTTATGCATTTCCCTGTTATGCATATTAGTTCCATTTGTTCAGTTTCTGCCATTTCAATATATAAACATGATTATAGTGGTATAGGATGCCTCTCCTTACATGTAACAACATGA